Below is a genomic region from Fundulus heteroclitus isolate FHET01 chromosome 5, MU-UCD_Fhet_4.1, whole genome shotgun sequence.
AAGCCTGATTCATCTTTACTAAAACCACTTCCTGGTTAAGAACAGCATCTGTACTTGTTAAACTTCCAGCCCAAACTGCACCTCGGTAATTTCACTAGTGATGCTGAAATGAAACCATAAAGTCTCTCTTAAATGTTTTCGGTCTTTGCTCTCCAAGAttctttgatattttttgtgtttctatttTTGACCCACAacccccctacacacacaccaccaccaccaccacatcgTATTATGTCATTTAAACCAAGGCGAGCATTTTTTGTGTGCAGTTGACTCCTGTTTAAAGTGCATTTCTAGAATGCGCTACcgttgttattttgtttctacttgCTGGAAATAATTTTTGTGACTAGAAATCTACCAAGTTTAAGAAAGGTGATATCGTTTCCCAAAAATATAAGTATCAGTATaaatttttctgtctttttttttttttactcagaaacATCCCACAAAACGGTGCAAATTTATATTTAGAgtgaaaaacaattttttttttactttctctggAAGAAAATGGAACCCTCAAGCctgaaaactgacaaaaaggtgcataaggtctATACAGTGTGTCCAGACATTGGTTTTATAGTCGCATTcatagagaaataaaataaatgttatcagAATTGGCGTCGCTGGCTATTTGTGACTCTCTAGGGAACCGAGACTTCCCCCAattaagaaaaagtaaaatgtagtGTTTTGCCTGAAAATAAATTGTACTTTTATTGTTACAATTAACAAGTTATGAGGACTGAAGACTTGAGGTTAGTTATGGCATATATGAAAGACGTGCCACAGAAGTGGTATGTATCGGCATGCTTTCTCCAATTtttgaaattgtatttttctgtcCAAGAAACTGAGTTGGAACAAGATGAAGGGAGTCCTGATGGTTAATGTAGGACGTAGGTACCAAGAGTGGCCAGCAGGTGGCGAGATTTGAATCAGCACTCAATGCTCCAATTTAAAGAAGCAGAGTAGCATTCATTAAAGTGGAGAATAAGAACAAAAATTATTCAAACTTTGTCGTATTTAGTAtttcataaatatttttgtgacTTATGAGGGGGGGAAAAACTCAAGTTGGCTTGGGACATTTGCTGTCAGATTTCTGTCCTGGATTCTCATGACCCAACGTTTCTTACAGGGGACCTAGAAGCCTTTAAGAAGCAGGCCTTTGTGCTAAAGGAGGGAgttgaatacaaaataaaaatcagctttaaGGTAAGCGCTTATTTCTGTCTTCAAAAGGAGCTCTTATCTACCCTTTTCTGCTAACTATATAATATTGTGGTTTAGTGGCTATAGCATAGATTCAGTGGGACTGTAATATCTTCAATGATGTACAGTAATGCCTCAAAGATGCAGAACCCGCTTTGTTTTGCACCAAGAGAGCACAGCAGGGTTTGGTTTgatggtgacaaaaaaaaaaatctgatcctTTTTACCATCAGGTCCAATACCAAAATGGCCCATGATTTACTTCTCCATCCATATTATTCATCCCTTTCCTATTCCCTATGTACAaggaaagataaaaataagaCCAAACATTTAATGATGAATTCTTCTGGTCACAAAACTTTAGTGTGTATTTATAGAAAGCCCATTATATTACATTCTTGAAGATGCACatgtattgttgtttttaaactgaaatgctacATATGAAGATGTGTCACCTTGTCTCTGCCAGTATCTCAGATGATGATTGTCTCCTCAGGTGAACAAGGAGATCGTTTCAGGTCTGAAGTATGTGCAGCAGACGTTCAGGAAAGGGATGAAAAGTGAGTCAACAACTTCTGATGCCTTTTTGAAGTGATTGTCCGCAGACATTGTGCGGCTTTCTGTGAAGCGTAGCAGGCACCGTCAAAAGCAAGCAGTTGTGACCCTGCAGCCATGAGCCTTAGAGAGGCTCATCGTAGCTCTGCATAGCTTCAGAGGCCGTTTGCCTGTTACCACCTGTGGCTAAACTAAGGATGTGATTAACAGCTGTCAGTTGGTCTGTGACCATTTAAAGGACATTTTCTCCATAGTATCTAGTCTAAAAAAGGCCTTAAAGTAACTGTTGGTtaattactgtttttgtttagtgTTTCAAATACAAAATTGATGGGTTACTTATACCTCTACCAATGAAAGCAGTCGCACCTGACATAAATAACATGGTTCACCTTTCTCTACTAAAGTGCTCTGGATGTTGTAGCTCATAGATTTTTAATCAATTTAGCCTTTGTAGTTAATActgaaaacatatattttaatcaatattttGCATGGTGGGCACTACTGATAGGCTTCTGATAATTTGTTGTCAAAATtggcagttttctttttttttttctcagattcgatttatttaattttcatggcAAAATTCACAAAAAGTCACTTTCTGACGTACATTTCCAATGAGGAAAAGGGAGCAGAAAGCAgataaaatctaattttgtgcgtcctagtaaaaaaaaaaaaaaaaaaaaaaaaaaaaaaaaaaaaaatatatatatatatatatatatatatatatatatatatatatttacatacatacatacatacatacggaAAGAAAAAACTAAGATGAACCTCTTCATATTGATACTGACTAAATATACTTTGTTTATACATATACTTAATTTGACAAAAATCGTTATGACTTTTGAGATCTTCATGAAGTGAATTCCACAGATTTTCCCTGATATCTGAAGGACACGTCTGTTTAAGTTAGAATGTGCAAATTGGTgtttgaaattatattttttaaatggaaaaggtgttgttttttgtctggTAAATTTCAACATCTacctttttaaacataattaataATTATCTCTTAAACAGAGTTCATCCAGTCTGAGAAAGTTTAAGTGTTGCCAGGGTGGATAAAGTATCTCTCTACGCTGCGTCTTTGTCCATGTGAGCCATATCGGAACTTCTTAAAAGAAACTGTTCTCTGATgggtttttgatttaaaacatttagataaAATCCAACACAGGTGCATTATAATTTATGCCAGTAGGTGGCATGGTTTTAACTCATTGACAAATATGCTCTTATAGCCATAGTAATGAGAGATCGTACATATGCTGGGTGAGTGGATATAAAGCCTAGGCCAtccaataaacacattttttattttaaataatttgcataatctgcaAAAACAAGTTTATTGCAATACAGacctattttttttcatttagttatAGACTGCAGGTTTcatatttcaaattgttttttttttaatgataaatcAGTTATTTAATAAGCAGCCAATAACAAAACTTATTTCATTTGAAATggcaaattattatttatacaaATACTTGCTTTGATGTGATTAAGAATTTTAGGAAATAATCTTTATGAACAAGTGAATATATTGCACTAATTCTTAGTTTTTGTTAAACCTAGTTTTATTGTTCAGTTTTGCTCTGATAGATATCAAGGTTTAAGCTCTGATGCTTCAAAATGAGGCAATTTAACTATATCACATGTTGTAGACATGTGAAACTCATCACAAGAAAACAAACTAGATATTATTTTGAGCCAACAAACACACCATCTACATGCAGTGGGCCACCTTTGAGGAGAGGCATGGCAACCTGTTGACACAATGATACTTAACTATGactgagaataaaaaaatcatgcCATATTAAGTTAAGACAATAAAGCTTTCACCTGTTCACAGATAATGGAAAAAATCCATTTAAGTGCCACAAACAAGCCTAGAATCTCGTCTTCTGGAGATAATTACGCAGTAAAGGAAAAGGTCATGATAGAAATGAGCTTGAGCTAAACGGTTATTCTCTAGATAATTCCCTAATAATAAATACCTGCAAGGACGAGAGAAGCAGTGACAAATAACGAAACACAAAGGGCTAAATGTGTCTGTCCCACAGCCTAATGTGTTGCACATGGAGACAAAGTGCTAAAAGCATTCTCCGCTTTCTTGCCAGTCGATAAATCGGACTACATGGTGGGCAGCTACGGACCTCGCCTCACTGAATACGACTTCCTGACCACGATGGAGGAGGCTCCCAAAGGCCTGCTGGCCCGTGGCAACTACGTCATCAAGTCCAAGTTCACCGACGACGACAAGCACGACCACCTGTCCTGGGAGTGGAACCTCAACATCAAGAAAGACTGGAACGATTGAGAGGCCTTTGTGTTTCCGGGGGGGGAGTGTGTgatggggtggggtgggggggcgggGTCCAtccacccccccaccctcctcccTTCCTCCTCCCATGCTCATCCTGTGTCCACCATTTCtgccttgtttgtttttactttgcatTTCATGCCTTAGTTCTGGCCTGTCCGTCTTAACGAACGCACCCCGCCCCACCGTCCTCCTTTcctccgtccatccgtccgtccatttAATCACTACCTGCACGCCGTCTCATTGGTTGCACACTACTCTCCCCTGTTCACAGTCCTGCTATGTAGCACCAAGCCTCCTCACACCCAGCTCTGGTCCTCCTGGTTTTAGCTGCTTGAAGAGATTATCCTCCCCTGCCCTCCACCCCCCGCCCCTCCAGAATGGCGTCTTCCTCTTTCAGTATGAAGTACATGTGGACAAGCAACTGTACAATCAACttttgtttgccttttttttttttatatctaattGTATCAATGGTTGTGTAATGTGACTGTATTCACATGTTAATCAGCTGTTGTGTTCATAGCTAACCCCACCGCATCCACCCGCCCCTGCCCCCGCCCCTGCCCCCGCCCCTGCCCCCGCCCCTGCCCCGCCCTCACAGTAGCCTCCCTTTGCTTGGTGTCTTTTGATACAAGAACCAATACCTGCCTTGTAACAACAG
It encodes:
- the LOC105921301 gene encoding rho GDP-dissociation inhibitor 1, with protein sequence MAEDEVTPEQLAAIAAENEEPEPVNYKPPAQKSVKEIQELDKDDESLRKYKEVLLGPGITEADPNAPNVQVTRMALVCESAPNPLVLDLQGDLEAFKKQAFVLKEGVEYKIKISFKVNKEIVSGLKYVQQTFRKGMKIDKSDYMVGSYGPRLTEYDFLTTMEEAPKGLLARGNYVIKSKFTDDDKHDHLSWEWNLNIKKDWND